A section of the Subtercola frigoramans genome encodes:
- a CDS encoding carboxylate--amine ligase/circularly permuted type 2 ATP-grasp protein, translating into MKAELTLGAEEELHLIDLESGTLSARAPQLLSRLPADSYSAELQRTTVETNTAVTSTLSELRAELLRLRKGLAEAAGEFGLGVAAVGTAPHSEFADFELTATGRYRRMQEQYRLLVDEQLICGLQIHVGVSDRDLAVQIAQRVSHDLPLLLALSASSPFLNGHDTGYSSIRTTIWQRWPSAGATGEVSSAAEYDELLSDLISSGVIADAKMAYFDVRPSSHEPTLELRVCDACPIVDDAVLIAGLFRASVLSAEHDIEAGRPRPQMRAPIHRAAMWQAARGGLSGMLLDGTVHPRPVPAAHAIRDLVSRLRPQLEELGDYDEVRHLSEATLARGNSADRQRAAFAERGELRDVVEQVVQETHGPAEGYAPRAATEALALRSYRTRAGDEAVGPSSIPRPAYRDVIDFYRNLKPTGLADRNRERDAYTERTSLDFGVKGAFQPFEVDLFPRIISAYEWSELGAGLRQRARAIESFLQDIYGQQRIIADGVLPRDLADSITSSPGWREEGRRIPRGTVRAAVMGFDLVRNEFGGWRVLEDNVRAPSGAAYAIAARALMDAVVPELPRPLGLRDPRSALAELREALFAGPRAGVGGDLPPTVAAVLSSGTASSAWFEHRHLAADAGLLLVTPDDLDVVSGRVVATASRDASGNAVAAGSMSPGHSADGRLIIHSLYVRIDPELIDLVSSSGRAIGREILEVAETGNVFLANAPGNGVADDKAMYCNIHDVIGYYLDERPLLESVPTYRTSDASERRSVLERVGELVTKPVDGEGGRGVLIGPKATASRVAERRSEIAADPAAWVAQELVALSSLPTFAGAHLEPRHVDLRAFVYVRGTGPDDVTVADLALTRVAPAGSMVVNSSQGGGAKDTWILGADGSPDDRNAHVRTSR; encoded by the coding sequence ATGAAGGCGGAGCTCACCCTCGGTGCAGAAGAAGAGTTGCATCTGATCGATCTCGAAAGCGGCACGCTTTCGGCTCGAGCACCGCAACTCCTGTCACGGTTGCCTGCAGACAGCTACTCGGCTGAGCTCCAACGCACCACGGTCGAGACAAACACCGCCGTCACCTCCACCCTGAGCGAACTCCGGGCGGAGTTACTGAGGCTCCGAAAGGGTCTCGCAGAGGCCGCCGGCGAGTTCGGGCTCGGCGTTGCGGCGGTCGGCACTGCTCCGCACTCCGAGTTCGCGGACTTCGAACTCACTGCAACGGGGCGATACCGGCGCATGCAGGAGCAGTACCGGCTGCTCGTCGACGAACAGCTGATCTGCGGACTGCAGATCCACGTGGGAGTCTCCGACCGCGATCTGGCAGTGCAGATCGCCCAGCGCGTCTCGCACGACCTGCCGCTTCTTCTGGCACTCTCGGCCAGCTCACCCTTTCTGAATGGGCACGACACCGGCTATTCGAGCATCCGCACCACCATCTGGCAGCGCTGGCCGAGCGCCGGGGCGACAGGCGAGGTCTCGTCTGCGGCCGAATACGACGAGCTGCTCAGCGACCTCATCTCGAGCGGCGTGATCGCCGATGCCAAGATGGCGTACTTCGACGTGCGGCCCTCATCGCACGAGCCGACTCTCGAACTGCGCGTCTGCGATGCCTGCCCGATCGTCGACGATGCCGTGCTGATCGCCGGTCTGTTCCGGGCTTCGGTGCTCTCTGCAGAACACGACATCGAGGCGGGCCGACCGCGACCGCAGATGCGGGCTCCGATCCACCGTGCTGCGATGTGGCAGGCGGCGCGCGGCGGGCTTTCGGGCATGCTGCTCGACGGAACCGTCCACCCTCGCCCGGTCCCTGCGGCGCACGCCATCCGCGACCTGGTCTCGCGGCTCCGCCCGCAGCTCGAGGAGCTCGGCGACTACGACGAGGTCAGGCACCTGAGCGAGGCCACCCTCGCGCGTGGCAACTCCGCGGACCGGCAGCGGGCCGCCTTCGCAGAACGAGGCGAGCTGCGCGACGTTGTGGAACAGGTCGTGCAGGAGACCCATGGCCCCGCAGAGGGGTACGCTCCCCGGGCCGCCACCGAGGCGCTCGCCCTGCGCAGTTACCGAACGAGAGCCGGCGACGAAGCCGTCGGGCCCAGCTCGATACCCCGGCCCGCGTACCGCGACGTCATCGACTTCTACCGCAACCTGAAGCCGACTGGTTTGGCCGATCGCAACCGCGAACGCGACGCCTATACCGAACGAACCTCGCTGGACTTCGGAGTCAAGGGGGCCTTCCAGCCCTTCGAAGTCGACCTCTTCCCGCGGATCATCAGCGCCTACGAATGGTCTGAGCTCGGCGCCGGCCTTCGCCAGCGGGCCCGCGCCATCGAGTCCTTCCTGCAGGACATCTACGGGCAGCAGCGGATCATCGCCGACGGCGTACTGCCGCGCGACCTCGCCGACTCGATCACCTCATCGCCGGGCTGGCGGGAGGAGGGCAGGCGAATCCCTCGGGGAACCGTTCGCGCCGCTGTCATGGGCTTCGACCTCGTGCGCAACGAGTTCGGCGGTTGGCGGGTGCTCGAAGACAATGTGCGTGCCCCGAGCGGGGCTGCCTACGCCATAGCAGCCAGGGCGCTGATGGATGCCGTGGTCCCTGAGCTACCCAGACCACTCGGTCTGCGCGACCCGCGTTCTGCCCTCGCCGAGCTGAGAGAAGCCCTGTTCGCCGGGCCGCGTGCCGGAGTCGGAGGCGACCTGCCACCCACCGTTGCGGCCGTTCTCAGCAGCGGCACCGCCAGCTCCGCCTGGTTCGAACACCGTCATCTGGCCGCCGATGCGGGCCTCCTGCTCGTGACGCCCGACGACCTCGACGTGGTGAGTGGGCGCGTCGTGGCCACCGCGTCGCGCGATGCCTCGGGCAACGCCGTGGCAGCCGGGTCGATGTCACCGGGTCATTCAGCAGACGGCAGGCTGATCATCCATTCGCTGTATGTGCGCATCGACCCTGAGCTGATCGACCTCGTCTCGAGCTCGGGGCGGGCGATCGGCCGGGAGATCCTCGAGGTGGCAGAAACGGGCAACGTCTTTCTCGCCAACGCACCCGGTAACGGGGTCGCAGACGACAAGGCGATGTACTGCAACATTCACGACGTGATCGGTTACTACCTCGATGAACGCCCGTTGCTCGAATCCGTTCCGACCTATCGCACCAGCGACGCCTCGGAGCGCCGCAGCGTGCTCGAGCGGGTCGGGGAGCTCGTCACCAAGCCGGTCGACGGCGAAGGCGGGCGCGGCGTGCTGATCGGGCCGAAGGCCACGGCATCCCGTGTCGCCGAGCGCCGCAGCGAGATTGCGGCAGACCCCGCTGCGTGGGTCGCCCAGGAACTCGTCGCTCTCTCCTCGCTGCCGACCTTCGCCGGAGCACACCTCGAACCGCGGCACGTCGACCTTCGGGCGTTCGTGTACGTGCGAGGCACCGGGCCTGATGACGTCACGGTGGCCGACTTGGCGCTCACGCGCGTGGCACCGGCAGGGAGCATGGTGGTCAATTCCTCGCAAGGCGGAGGAGCCAAGGACACCTGGATCCTGGGCGCAGACGGCTCGCCCGACGACCGGAACGCTCATGTGCGCACGAGCCGGTAG